The sequence tttTTTTGGAAATAGATAATGCACATCTGTCTAAAggattctttttcttcttcttcttcttgcttGTGTTTATCGAACTTGTGAACGTAGGCACAACCAAAGTGCGGTGAAATTTTAAGGAGATAGGAGATTGAATTTTAATGTGCATCTGTCTAAATGAAAtgtttcttttggaatagataaCGTGCATCTGTCTAAATGAAAACAATCAGAGGATTGAAATGCtaataattgaaaatattttattttgttgtattACTATAACAATGTTCAAATGCTCCTAAATAAACAGGCATGGAGAACATGTTCAAAATTGTGAAACAGTGACAACTAAGGAAGTGTGATTAGTGCCTTTACCTACTGGCTAATTTTGCTGACCTAGCtctgttttttctatttttcccTTGGAGGGATGATTACATGAGTCTGAATAGGATTGTAATGGTTGGAGAGCTTTGTGATAAGTTCTACAGTGGAGGTTTATTCAATCCATACGTTTTCAAGTTGCCATCTAAGAGACTTGTCATCAATATTCACCATcctagtttttttttaagatgAAGCCAACAACTTTCATTGGTGATTCTCATAATTGAATGGAGTCATACACCTTTTGGTCTTAATCTTGCTTGCATCCTCGGGTTTATTTGAAGAACTCAAGGATATAGTGGTACAACCTATTGAACAAATGATTCTACACGTTTTCAGTACTCTTGAATGCTTTGATCTCGATTATCTTTCCCCCTCGTATAGGCCATTTTTTAAAAGCAAAAACTATTTATGAAAAGCCACTtttattgaaggaaaaaatgaaGGAAGATATAGGATTTCAAAACAGAAGTCTTAGGGAGATGGGCAACACAAAAAGGGCTTTAGCTATGTAAAAGAAGACTAAAAGTACAATTAGAAAGAGACTTGGTCACTGAATTCCGGAGGGAAACATAGAATCTAACGAAAGACCAAACATCTCTCCAAGAACTCTTTTGAGTCCTGACTTGGGGTATTCATTGGTTGTTTGACATCGATTTTGGGCTAGAACCAATTCCAACTAGttggtttttattggttggtgATGATCGGTTTTTAAGAAATAGGATGCGCTGATCGAGTGACCACATCAGCAGTCGGTCGGTTTTGGTAGTCATCATAGTAAGTGCGGACCTCTAAAAAGAAGagaacaagaaaagaagaagagaataagaaaagagaagaattgGCAAACTCCAACCTGTTGGTCCATGATTTTGTCAAGTTTCCAGTTAAATTATTCACTTGGTATTTGGAAATTCCAACTTCATTGTGAATATATAGTAGACCCCATATTTTGGATGCatattttgttggtttttttttaaaacagtAGCTTTTTATGAAGATTGGATTTTAAGTTCGGTTCTAGTCTATGCAGTTTTACATCATATTTAGCCTGTGCTTCAATTTCAATGACCAAATATCAAGATATGCAACAGTCGTTTGCATTTGTAACAGTGCAACTATAATGATCCTTTACTCAAATATGAAGTGATAGAAGATGATCTTATTGCCTGTGGTTAGACGGTCGATGTGAATTATGCCATCCGTCTACGAACTAGaaagatgtaaacaaatataTGCATACATTAGGAATTGCTATTCTCCCAtcggttttattttattttaaattattattattatttttatttggttaATTCATATGCCTAACcgtttattttcttaaaagagTTACCTTAGTCGGGGTTCATGAGATTAATTTTAACATTTCAAGTTTGAAAACATGTCTTCAGGTTACAAATTTTACTGGGACTTGATAGATTGTTGCGGTTGCATAAGCCATGGCCAAGCATCATCCTGATTTGATAATGTGCAGAAAACAGCCAGGAATTGCAATTGGCCGCCTATGTGAGAAGTGCGATGGGAAGTGTGTAATCTGTGATTCTTATGTCCGACCCTGTACGCTTGTTCGTGTTTGTGACGAATGCAATTACGGGTCTTTCCAAGGCCGTTGTGTGATCTGTGGAGGAGTAGGAATTTCAGATGCTTACTACTGCAAAGAGTGTACACAGCAGGAGAAAGATAGAGATGGATGCCCAAAGATTGTTAATTTAGGCAGTGCAAAAACAGATTTGTTCTATGAACGTAAGAAATATGGGTTCAAGAAACGATGAAGCAAAAACACATTGAGTTTCCTTCCTAAGATGGATCTTACTGTAATATGATGAATTTCTGACATCTAATCTCAAAACTCTCTTAGACATGTATGTATATGCTGATGAGTCAGAATGAGAACAGTTGTTGGGGCTAAGGCTATTCATAAGAATTAAAACTTTATCGATTGTATTGTGTCTTTGAGTACAACTGTGGCAGACAGATTGAACCATCGACTTTTAAGATGGTAATTAGTATTTTATTCGTTGTCGATTATATTGGTGTTGAATGATTGATCTGCTTGGGTCGACAAGGAGGGAATCCATCAAAATTGAGGTTTGACGTCAATAAATCTGTCTTCAACTTGAACTAGTGATGATGCAAGGAGAAGAGGCCCCTCCATCCTTAAAAGGAGGGCAAAGGAGTAACATGCTCAAAGTCAACCAATATacagttaatttttttttggaacCATAGTTGATGGGATGGACAGGTTTGAGATTTGTTAGTGTTGCTTTTTATGGCTGTTGCTAGTGGAAGTTCTTTGAATGTTTTTTTATGCTCCATGTTCTTCACTTTTAGACTCAAAGAGAGAGGGCAATGGCTCTTTCCAGTTTCCATTAATGGTAATGGTAGGTTTTCACAATGTCATAACTCATAACGCAACATCCACTTTTAAGATTGTGACATAGGTCTCATCATAAGTTTATCACTTGTGAGTTTTCTATTCAACTAATGATTTATTATTCAGAATGACTTTGCACTGTGTATTTGCTTTTGGTTTCAATTTTGGTCTTGTTCTCTTGGAAGTTCTAATCTCTAGATTTTATTTAGCAACCATCATAGTGACTATTTGAAACCAAGTCAACATTGATTTATTTCGGTCTCCTCACTTTTAAATTGTCTATTTCAATTCCATACTTCATAGAATTTTAGTTATACAAATTATTCACTCATTTTCAAAATCTAgcaataaatttatattaaaaatttttaaaatctaCGCTAAAATTTTACAATGTATATTAATTGTCAACGACTAAATTGATATACAACAACTTCAAAATAGGTTACTACTTAGTTGTGTTTTACACATACATTCAATAGTTTTGAGAGAGTTCCATTGAATGGTATGGTCTATCTTTTCTCAAATACATCTCTTCCCACATCTTGTCTAAAATATTCCAAAATTAGTTTCATGTCCAagtataaaattaaacaagaatattcaaactcaaattgtatccatccATTATTTGGTTGAGGTGTGGAGTGGAATAAATCAAGTTTGAAAAAACTTGAAACTTAAAAGCATTATTTGATATATTCTCAAAGTCAACTAAACAGAAATGGTAAGATGGTTCAAACATAACATGGTATGAAAATTGAAATCTAGTTTTTCCTCGTCAAAAAAATATCTCATACTACGATAATATCGATAAAATTTTTCTATTACACTTTTATATTTATAGTATGGATGTAAGAATGATATGATAAGTCAAATGTTAAACAAGATCGATTATTGCATTATCAtagttcttttcttttaaaaagaaaatttgctTTTGAGTGTATTGTGGTTGCATTATTTGGACCCTCATCTCTAAAAAGCACTGTTTGTGACTGCCAAAATCCAAAGCTTTTGACTTTGGAACAGATTTTCCCAACTTCGTTTACACCAACTTCGAAGCTCCGAATATAATAACCATTATTGGTGCAATTTAATTTGAGCACATTTTAGCCTTCTTCTGATCAATTTCAAAGTCAAATTCCATACAGTGCTGTGGTGagaaggagagaaaaaaaaaaaaaaaaaactcccaTGTAAGTTTTCGAGTCGTATTTTCATTTTAGCTTTTGAGTTCACCGATAATTTAACATAAAACAAGACAAGACTCGTTTGGTCTAAATTGAGCCAATCATGCATCATCTTAAACGTACTGGTGCCCCTTATTTTTAACTCAAACAAATTTATACAAGACAACAAAATTCTATAAATTTCCATAATAATGTGATATTGTTCGGTTCGAGTATAGATTTTTGTGACATAATAAGTATCATAACTCACCGATAATGTGTAAAATGTTTATATTTATTGATTTAAATATATTCTTCTACAATTATTTTTCGAACATCAACGATTTCTATAAAATTTAGCCTTCAAACCTTTTTCTATCAACATCAACGTTTTAAGTTCTTAGTTAATTGATGTTGCAACAACGTTGGATGTTTAAAGTTTAATACCATTGAACTATCACATGGTTCTATTAATTATATGTAACTGACAAAACACATTTACTTCCACAAATATACCTAACATCATAAATACTATATAGATGAAGTTTTAATTGTATGTATTAAATCTTTTACATGATTTTGGCTTAGATgattgaattatttttattaaccATATAATAGCTACATATACCTTAATTCATCAATCATAATAACTAATGCAAACCCCACTGCTCAATGTTTTCTTTCATGTAACCAAAATAATGAAATTGTAACCAATATAATTATATACGTAAGTTCAACTAAACAAGagttaaaagagagaaaattgaGAGTTTGTAAGTATACTTTAGGGTCAAATCATATAAAAGTACTCACAAAATAATTTTGGAGTAATTAAATAAGATTTGGTTTTAAttcttaaattataaaattcctgcaaaaaaaaaaaaaaaaaaaaacccttaagagaatttttcattaaaatgCTTGATTAAAATTTAGACTATAAACCAATAAGATGCATACATGACATCATTTACGATGTTAAATGTGTAAAATTTTGAACGATATGAATAACTACTTCAAGTCtttaaattgttgaaattgaGCTACAAAATGATGTTATGTTGTACTTTTCATTTTAACGAAAAATCACTGTTTCATGCATACACATACACAACGTGCATGCACACACACAAATGACAAATTAAGGTCCCGTAATTTGGATCAACGCGagaaaaaatatgttttttcaaaaaattcattttcatttaaatatttttcgtAAAACCAGATTAATATGCACTTGAAAAACTACTTTTGATTCCTGGTTGTGAGTATTTGTCAAAAACTCTAATttctatttattaatttttaaattaaacacctaaatttaaatttagtaaTTCTCTTAAAACAATAGTCCATATCAAAAACTTTATTCATCACAGTAGTATGCAACCAAActaaaacaaaagaagaaaaggaaatcCCATTTTTCTTCTCAATCAAAAATCTATAAATAAGGGTCCTTTGGCTTTGGCTTCTCCATTCATTACTTTTCTCTTTTGTATTGAAAATAGAAGGTGAGGAGAGGTAGAGATATATATTAatggcttcttcttcttctcctcgaCTTTCCTTTTACTTCTCTTTCTTGCTTCTCCTCCTCCTCACTACTGCCATGGTAGCTTCTGCCGCTCGCCATGCACCTCCAATTCCAATTTCGAGCAATGAGAGTAAGAACGGAACCCTTTCCTAGTTCTTCTCTTCTTCACCtttgttcattttctttcctttaatCTAAATTTGTCATTTAACATAGGGGTATAAATGGGTAATGGGGTTGAGGGACATTTTCAATCCAACCTATATTTTCAACTTAGTTGGTTGACAATCCAAATAATC comes from Cucumis melo cultivar AY chromosome 12, USDA_Cmelo_AY_1.0, whole genome shotgun sequence and encodes:
- the LOC103497068 gene encoding PHD finger-like domain-containing protein 5A produces the protein MAKHHPDLIMCRKQPGIAIGRLCEKCDGKCVICDSYVRPCTLVRVCDECNYGSFQGRCVICGGVGISDAYYCKECTQQEKDRDGCPKIVNLGSAKTDLFYERKKYGFKKR
- the LOC103497069 gene encoding protein PSY1-like, which encodes MASSSSPRLSFYFSFLLLLLLTTAMVASAARHAPPIPISSNERNDEGMIGLQDYGDARANHRHDPHHPLTVNKGNKKELDG